The following coding sequences are from one Pseudonocardia sp. EC080619-01 window:
- a CDS encoding SURF1 family protein has product MRFLLRPGWLAFIGVVCAFVVLCYTLLAPWQFDREAERDAQNRAIAAADATPAVPFAELVPPGQGVSGDDIWRRVDLTGTYERDAETLVRLRVVDGAPAYEVLTPLRLADGRLVVVNRGSVAAGDGGVVPGYAPAPSGQVTVEGRLRLNESDPQGRPPLLEGGTHQIYAADSRALAGATGASPLEGVVSLEEGQAGVLTPIPIAPPGGGAPFSNFSYALQWLTFGVVALVALGIFIRLEMLQRRGRRESRGSLRDQLSGRDGYSADEPRADRDEHTPSGT; this is encoded by the coding sequence GTGCGTTTCCTGCTGCGGCCCGGCTGGCTCGCCTTCATCGGCGTCGTCTGCGCCTTCGTGGTGCTCTGCTACACGTTGCTCGCACCGTGGCAGTTCGACCGGGAGGCCGAGCGGGACGCGCAGAACCGCGCCATCGCCGCCGCCGACGCGACGCCGGCGGTCCCCTTCGCCGAGCTGGTCCCGCCGGGCCAGGGCGTGTCCGGCGACGACATCTGGCGCCGCGTCGACCTGACCGGCACCTACGAGCGCGACGCCGAGACGCTGGTCCGGCTCCGCGTCGTCGACGGCGCCCCGGCCTACGAGGTGCTGACACCGCTGCGGCTCGCCGACGGCCGTCTCGTCGTCGTCAACCGGGGGTCGGTCGCGGCCGGCGACGGCGGCGTCGTCCCCGGGTACGCGCCGGCCCCGTCCGGTCAGGTCACCGTCGAGGGACGGCTGCGCCTGAACGAGAGCGACCCGCAGGGCCGCCCGCCGCTGCTCGAGGGCGGCACCCACCAGATCTACGCGGCGGACTCCCGGGCGCTCGCCGGTGCGACCGGCGCGTCCCCGCTCGAGGGTGTCGTCTCGCTGGAGGAGGGGCAGGCCGGGGTGCTGACCCCGATCCCGATCGCCCCGCCCGGCGGCGGCGCGCCGTTCAGCAACTTCTCCTACGCCCTGCAGTGGCTGACCTTCGGCGTGGTCGCGCTCGTCGCGCTGGGGATCTTCATCCGGCTGGAGATGCTGCAGCGACGCGGGAGGCGCGAGAGCCGGGGCAGCCTGCGCGACCAGCTCTCCGGCCGCGACGGCTACTCCGCCGACGAACCCCGCGCCGACCGGGACGAGCACACGCCCAGCGGGACCTGA
- a CDS encoding cobyric acid synthase, producing MAADPPGTDLTGAVLVAGTTSDAGKSALVAGICRFLHRRGVRVAPFKAQNMSNNSVVTPDGGEIGRAQAMQAFACGIAPGVDLNPVLLKPGSDRTSQVVVRGRADGQVSALSYRHRTAALSDVVAASLAELRSRYDVVVCEGAGSPAEINLRATDLANMGLARRNDLPVLVVGDIDRGGVLAHLFGTLAVLDPADQALVAGFVINKFRGDPRLLEPGLEQLRVLTGRPTLGVLPFAEGLWLDAEDSLSAVADGVLGSPAPQRGEQWLRVSVVRFPRISNATDAEALACEPGVAVRYVSEPSRIADTDVVVLPGSKSTVSDLAWLHASGMADAVRAHAAAGRPVLGICGGYQMLGRTIADPDGAEAEAGTVVDGLGLLDLDIAFDPVKHLGTPTATAWGEPVTGYEIHHGRVVRSGDPALVDGAGEGSDRGGVLGTHWHGLAENDGFRRLLLTRLAAEAGRDGFRVADDTSFYAERTRQVDLLADLVEHHLDTSTLEHVIGHGAPPDLPVLASGLAASRG from the coding sequence GTGGCTGCTGATCCTCCGGGCACCGACCTCACGGGTGCCGTGCTCGTCGCCGGTACGACCTCGGACGCGGGCAAGAGCGCGCTCGTCGCGGGGATCTGCCGGTTCCTGCACCGGCGCGGCGTCCGGGTCGCGCCGTTCAAGGCGCAGAACATGAGCAACAACTCCGTCGTCACCCCGGACGGTGGCGAGATCGGGCGGGCCCAGGCCATGCAGGCGTTCGCCTGCGGGATCGCCCCGGGCGTCGACCTGAACCCGGTCCTGCTCAAGCCGGGCAGCGACCGGACGTCGCAGGTCGTGGTGCGGGGGCGCGCCGACGGGCAGGTCTCGGCGCTGTCCTACCGGCACCGGACGGCCGCGCTGTCGGACGTCGTCGCCGCGTCGCTGGCGGAACTGCGCAGCCGCTACGACGTCGTCGTCTGCGAGGGCGCCGGCTCACCCGCGGAGATCAACCTGCGGGCCACCGACCTCGCGAACATGGGCCTGGCGCGCCGCAACGACCTGCCGGTGCTCGTCGTGGGGGACATCGACCGGGGCGGCGTCCTCGCGCACCTGTTCGGCACGCTCGCCGTCCTCGACCCGGCCGACCAGGCGCTCGTCGCCGGGTTCGTGATCAACAAGTTCCGCGGGGACCCGCGCCTCCTCGAACCGGGCCTGGAGCAGCTGCGGGTGCTCACCGGGCGGCCGACGCTCGGGGTGCTCCCGTTCGCCGAGGGGCTCTGGCTCGATGCCGAGGACTCGCTGTCCGCGGTCGCTGACGGCGTGCTCGGGAGCCCGGCGCCCCAGCGGGGCGAGCAGTGGCTGCGGGTCTCGGTGGTCCGGTTCCCGCGGATCTCCAACGCCACCGACGCCGAGGCGCTGGCCTGCGAGCCGGGCGTCGCCGTCCGGTACGTGTCCGAGCCGTCCCGGATCGCGGACACCGACGTCGTCGTCCTGCCGGGGTCGAAGTCCACCGTGTCCGACCTGGCGTGGCTGCACGCGTCCGGGATGGCGGACGCGGTGCGCGCGCACGCCGCCGCCGGGCGTCCGGTGCTGGGGATCTGCGGCGGGTACCAGATGCTGGGCCGCACGATCGCCGATCCGGACGGCGCCGAGGCGGAGGCGGGCACCGTCGTCGACGGGCTCGGGCTGCTCGATCTCGACATCGCGTTCGACCCGGTCAAGCACCTCGGCACGCCCACCGCGACCGCCTGGGGTGAGCCGGTGACCGGCTACGAGATCCATCACGGCCGTGTCGTGCGCTCCGGTGACCCCGCGCTGGTCGACGGCGCCGGGGAGGGCTCCGACCGCGGCGGCGTGCTCGGCACGCACTGGCACGGCCTCGCCGAGAACGACGGGTTCCGCAGGCTGCTGCTCACCCGGCTCGCCGCCGAGGCCGGGCGGGACGGCTTCCGGGTGGCCGACGACACGTCGTTCTACGCCGAGCGGACCCGGCAGGTCGATCTGCTCGCCGACCTGGTCGAACATCATCTCGATACGTCCACACTTGAACATGTGATCGGACACGGAGCGCCGCCGGACCTCCCGGTGCTGGCGTCCGGTCTGGCAGCCTCACGCGGGTGA
- a CDS encoding putative cobaltochelatase, whose amino-acid sequence MSSTSTAGTTPRFPFSAVVGHDDLRLALLLNAVHPGVGGVLVRGEKGTAKSTAVRALAALLPEHDVVDGCRFGCDPAAPDPGCPDGPHAAEPAASTRPARLVELPVGATEDRLVGSLDLERALSEGRRAYQPGLLADAHRGVLYVDEVNLLHDHLVDLLLDAAAMGRAHVERDGVSVSHAARFLLVGTMNPEEGELRPQLLDRFGLTVEVRASRDVATRVEVTRRRMAFEDDPAGFTARYAGDEAATAGRLRAAQERVGSVRVSDRELERIAFVCARFDVDGMRADLVITRAAAAHAAWEGRTAVTEDDVRVAARLALPHRRRRDPFDEPGLDEKDLDEALRDAEDHLGPDDDPDDGPDDPDDDPDDDPDGGPDDGGPGGDQDPGDGGPDGPGGSDGGAPDAPGTDPGGADGSGTGGDPAAPRDDAGGGQEGEEGPQGSDAPAPDPADGTPQGGDDGEGRAVVLGDTARLRRATVRKFTVPGLGAGAPGRRSRARTDTGRVVRPTGSGTTRAADLHLPATVLAAAPHQATRGRSGPGLLVHRTDLRRAQREGREGNLVLFVVDASGSMAARKRMTAVSGGVLGLLRDAYQRRDKVGLVTFRGRAAELALPPTSSVPTAQQRLAKLRTGGRTPLAGGLLKARAVLDAERRRDPRRRPLVVLLTDGRATVPARDGGDPVSDARRAAGLLAADGVHTVVVDCEGGHVRLGLAAPLAAAAGGELVTLDELTADSVGDLVRSARTAQAA is encoded by the coding sequence GTGAGTTCGACGAGCACGGCCGGCACCACCCCCCGCTTCCCGTTCTCCGCCGTCGTCGGGCACGACGACCTGCGGCTGGCGTTGCTGCTCAACGCCGTCCACCCGGGCGTCGGCGGGGTGCTGGTGCGCGGGGAGAAGGGCACCGCCAAGTCGACCGCGGTGCGCGCACTGGCCGCCTTGCTGCCGGAGCACGACGTCGTCGACGGCTGCCGGTTCGGCTGCGACCCCGCCGCCCCCGACCCGGGGTGCCCGGACGGCCCGCACGCCGCGGAGCCCGCCGCGTCCACCCGGCCCGCACGGCTCGTGGAGCTGCCGGTCGGAGCCACCGAGGACCGTCTCGTCGGTTCCCTGGACCTGGAGCGGGCGCTGTCCGAGGGCCGCCGCGCCTACCAGCCCGGCCTGCTCGCCGACGCCCACCGCGGGGTGCTCTACGTCGACGAGGTCAACCTCCTGCACGACCACCTCGTCGACCTGCTGCTGGACGCGGCCGCGATGGGCCGTGCGCACGTCGAGCGCGACGGCGTCTCCGTCTCGCACGCGGCCCGGTTCCTGCTGGTCGGGACGATGAACCCGGAGGAGGGCGAGCTGCGTCCGCAGCTGCTCGACCGGTTCGGGCTGACGGTGGAGGTGCGGGCGTCGCGCGACGTCGCGACCCGGGTCGAGGTGACCCGGCGGCGGATGGCGTTCGAGGACGACCCCGCCGGGTTCACGGCCCGCTACGCCGGCGACGAGGCCGCGACCGCCGGGCGGCTGCGCGCCGCCCAGGAGCGCGTCGGGTCCGTCCGCGTCTCCGACCGGGAGCTGGAGCGGATCGCGTTCGTCTGCGCCCGGTTCGACGTCGACGGCATGCGCGCCGATCTCGTCATCACCCGCGCCGCCGCCGCACACGCCGCCTGGGAGGGCCGGACGGCGGTGACGGAGGACGACGTCCGCGTCGCCGCCCGGCTCGCGCTGCCGCACCGCCGCCGCCGCGATCCGTTCGACGAGCCCGGCCTCGACGAGAAGGACCTCGACGAGGCCCTGCGGGACGCCGAGGACCACCTGGGCCCGGACGACGACCCCGACGACGGCCCCGACGACCCGGACGACGACCCGGACGACGACCCGGACGGCGGCCCGGACGACGGGGGGCCCGGCGGCGACCAGGACCCGGGCGACGGCGGCCCCGACGGTCCGGGTGGCTCCGACGGCGGCGCCCCGGACGCACCCGGGACCGATCCCGGTGGGGCGGACGGATCGGGGACCGGTGGCGACCCGGCGGCGCCCCGCGACGACGCCGGCGGCGGCCAGGAGGGCGAGGAGGGCCCGCAGGGATCCGACGCCCCCGCACCGGACCCGGCCGACGGCACCCCGCAGGGCGGCGACGACGGCGAGGGCCGCGCCGTCGTCCTCGGGGACACCGCACGGCTGCGCCGGGCCACCGTCCGCAAGTTCACCGTCCCGGGCCTGGGCGCCGGCGCGCCCGGCCGCCGGTCGCGGGCCCGGACCGACACCGGCCGCGTCGTCCGCCCGACCGGTTCCGGCACGACCCGCGCCGCCGACCTGCACCTGCCCGCCACGGTTCTCGCCGCGGCGCCGCACCAGGCCACGCGCGGGCGCAGCGGGCCGGGCCTGCTCGTCCACCGCACCGACCTGCGCCGCGCCCAGCGCGAGGGGCGGGAGGGCAACCTCGTGCTGTTCGTCGTCGACGCGTCGGGCTCGATGGCCGCGCGGAAGCGGATGACGGCGGTCTCCGGTGGGGTGCTCGGCCTGCTCCGTGACGCCTACCAGCGCCGGGACAAGGTCGGGCTGGTGACGTTCCGGGGCCGCGCGGCGGAGCTCGCGCTGCCGCCGACGTCGTCGGTCCCGACCGCGCAGCAGCGCCTCGCGAAGCTGCGTACCGGCGGGCGCACCCCGCTCGCCGGAGGGCTGCTGAAGGCGCGCGCCGTGCTCGACGCCGAGCGCCGCCGGGACCCGCGCCGCCGCCCGCTGGTCGTGCTGCTCACCGACGGTCGTGCCACCGTGCCCGCCCGCGACGGCGGCGACCCGGTGTCGGACGCCCGCCGCGCCGCCGGTCTGCTGGCCGCCGACGGGGTGCACACCGTCGTCGTCGACTGCGAGGGCGGGCACGTCCGGCTCGGGCTGGCCGCGCCGCTGGCCGCCGCGGCCGGTGGCGAGCTGGTGACCCTCGACGAGCTGACCGCCGACAGCGTGGGCGACCTCGTGCGCTCCGCCCGCACCGCTCAGGCCGCGTGA
- the cobO gene encoding cob(I)yrinic acid a,c-diamide adenosyltransferase, whose amino-acid sequence MPQGQVSVTPADGLTTRQRRNRPLLVVHTGVMKGKSTAAFGMALRGWNQGWPIGVFQFVKSAKWKVGEEEAFRALGKLHDDTGQGGPVEWHKMGSGWSWTRKQGTETDHADDAREGWAEIRRRIADERHRVYVLDEFTYPLKWGWIDTDEVVEVLANRPGQQHVIITGRDAPQALVDAADLVMETTKVKHPMDAGQKGQRGIEW is encoded by the coding sequence GTGCCGCAGGGACAGGTGAGCGTCACCCCCGCCGACGGGCTGACCACCCGCCAGCGCCGCAACCGCCCGCTGCTGGTGGTGCACACCGGCGTCATGAAGGGCAAGTCGACCGCCGCGTTCGGGATGGCGCTGCGCGGCTGGAACCAGGGCTGGCCGATCGGCGTGTTCCAGTTCGTGAAGTCGGCGAAGTGGAAGGTCGGCGAGGAGGAGGCGTTCCGCGCCCTCGGGAAGCTGCACGACGACACCGGCCAGGGCGGGCCCGTCGAGTGGCACAAGATGGGCTCGGGCTGGTCCTGGACGCGCAAGCAGGGGACCGAGACCGACCACGCCGACGACGCCCGCGAGGGCTGGGCCGAGATCCGCCGCCGGATCGCCGACGAGCGGCACCGGGTCTACGTGCTCGACGAGTTCACCTACCCGCTGAAGTGGGGCTGGATCGACACCGACGAGGTCGTCGAGGTGCTGGCGAACCGGCCCGGGCAGCAGCACGTGATCATCACCGGGCGGGACGCGCCGCAGGCCCTGGTCGACGCCGCCGACCTGGTCATGGAGACGACGAAGGTCAAGCACCCGATGGACGCCGGCCAGAAGGGGCAGCGGGGGATCGAGTGGTGA
- a CDS encoding cobyrinate a,c-diamide synthase: MNPTRAVVVAAPSSGSGKTTISTGLMAALSRRGTRVAPFKVGPDYIDPGYHTLAAGRPGRNLDVVLQGTHRLAPLARHGAAGADVAVVEGVMGLFDGRIADGAGSTAQVASALGAPVVLVVDVRGQSRSLAALLHGFRSFDPSVQVAGVILNRVGSDRHTEVCRAAADEVGLPVLGAVPRRAELAVPSRHLGLVTAAEHGSAATAAVDAMAELVAAHVDLDAVLALARPLPDGPAWDPAAETAAAGPVPGAGKRPVVALAGGPAFGFGYAEHAELLAAAGAEVAVVDPLRDPSLPDRTAALVLPGGFPEEHVGALGENASLRSGVARLAASGAPVHAECGGLLYLCRDLDGTPMCGVLDASAAMTPRLTLGYRDAVAVSGSAPFPAGARVGAHEFHRCAVTPRAGAAPAWVWRGGEPEGYVVDGVHASFLHTHPAGVPEAVARFVAAARGATTAPASP; the protein is encoded by the coding sequence GTGAACCCGACCCGGGCGGTCGTGGTCGCGGCGCCGTCGTCGGGCAGCGGGAAGACGACCATCTCCACCGGTCTGATGGCGGCCCTGAGCCGGCGCGGGACCCGCGTCGCCCCGTTCAAGGTCGGGCCGGACTACATCGACCCGGGCTACCACACCCTGGCCGCCGGGCGTCCGGGCCGGAACCTCGACGTCGTGCTGCAGGGCACCCACCGGCTCGCGCCGCTGGCCCGGCACGGGGCGGCCGGGGCCGACGTCGCCGTCGTCGAGGGCGTGATGGGCCTGTTCGACGGGCGGATCGCCGACGGCGCCGGATCGACCGCGCAGGTCGCGTCCGCGCTGGGAGCGCCGGTGGTGCTCGTCGTCGACGTGCGCGGGCAGTCCCGCTCGCTCGCCGCGCTGCTGCACGGGTTCCGGTCGTTCGACCCGTCCGTGCAGGTCGCGGGTGTGATCCTGAACCGGGTCGGCTCCGACCGGCACACCGAGGTGTGCCGGGCCGCGGCCGACGAGGTCGGCCTGCCGGTGCTGGGCGCCGTGCCGCGGCGCGCTGAGCTGGCCGTGCCCTCCCGGCACCTCGGGCTGGTCACCGCCGCCGAGCACGGGTCCGCCGCGACCGCTGCGGTGGACGCGATGGCGGAGCTGGTGGCGGCGCACGTCGACCTCGACGCGGTGCTCGCACTCGCCCGGCCGCTGCCGGACGGCCCGGCGTGGGACCCGGCGGCCGAGACCGCCGCGGCGGGCCCCGTACCGGGTGCGGGGAAGCGGCCCGTCGTCGCACTGGCCGGTGGGCCCGCGTTCGGGTTCGGGTACGCGGAGCACGCCGAGCTGCTGGCCGCGGCCGGGGCCGAGGTGGCGGTCGTCGACCCGCTGCGGGACCCGTCGCTGCCGGACCGGACGGCGGCGCTCGTCCTGCCCGGCGGGTTCCCCGAGGAGCACGTCGGTGCGCTCGGGGAGAACGCGTCGCTGCGGTCCGGGGTGGCGCGGCTCGCGGCCTCCGGGGCGCCGGTGCACGCCGAGTGCGGTGGGCTCCTCTACCTGTGCCGGGACCTCGACGGGACCCCGATGTGCGGGGTGCTCGACGCGTCCGCCGCGATGACCCCACGACTCACCCTGGGCTACCGGGACGCCGTCGCCGTCTCCGGGTCCGCGCCGTTCCCGGCGGGTGCCCGGGTCGGGGCGCACGAGTTCCACCGCTGCGCCGTCACCCCGCGGGCCGGGGCGGCACCGGCCTGGGTGTGGCGCGGCGGCGAGCCCGAGGGGTACGTCGTGGACGGGGTGCACGCCTCGTTCCTGCACACCCACCCGGCGGGCGTCCCGGAGGCGGTGGCCCGGTTCGTCGCCGCCGCACGCGGGGCGACGACGGCGCCCGCGTCACCGTGA
- a CDS encoding cobalamin biosynthesis protein, with amino-acid sequence MTTGSPDGLVVGIGARPGCSEDAVRRLLDRVAAGHGLDLASADVATLDRRAGEPGLRAAVAPRVPRGFTATELAGVVVPHPSARVAAATGTPGVAEAAALLAAGPGAELVVPKTTGTGVTAAVARRP; translated from the coding sequence GTGACCACGGGGAGTCCGGACGGGCTCGTCGTCGGGATCGGGGCGCGGCCGGGATGCTCCGAGGACGCGGTGCGCCGGCTCCTGGACCGGGTCGCGGCGGGGCACGGGCTGGACCTGGCCTCCGCGGACGTCGCCACCCTGGACCGGCGGGCCGGCGAGCCCGGCCTGCGCGCGGCCGTCGCACCCCGGGTGCCGCGGGGGTTCACCGCGACCGAGCTGGCCGGGGTCGTGGTGCCGCACCCCAGCGCGCGGGTCGCCGCCGCCACCGGGACGCCCGGGGTCGCCGAGGCGGCGGCGCTCCTGGCCGCGGGCCCCGGCGCGGAGCTCGTGGTGCCCAAGACCACCGGCACAGGCGTGACCGCCGCCGTCGCCCGCCGCCCCTGA
- the cobA gene encoding uroporphyrinogen-III C-methyltransferase, with product MSAQHEQYLVGLDLSGRRVVVVGGGQVAQRRTARLIAAGAVVEVVSPEVTPAVEGMVSAGEITWSARGYADGDLDGAWYAIAATDDASVNEAVTAEAERRRVFCVRADDGSRGTAVTPATGLHDGLTVGVLARGAHRRSAAVRTALVEALQSGVVDEDAELPQAGVALVGGGPGDPELITVRGRRLLSRAQVVVADRLGPRDLMDELPPDVEVIDASKIPYGRAMAQEKINELLVENARAGRFVVRLKGGDPFVYGRGFEEVQACAAAGVPVTVVPGITSAFAAPAVAGTPVTHRGVAHEIVVVSGHVAPDDPRSLTDWTALGRMTGTIVLMMAVERLGRFADALITHGRAADTPVLIVQDGTTRIQRTVRATLETAEKVAAEAEVSPPAIIVIGPVAGLEAPVAD from the coding sequence TTGAGCGCGCAGCACGAGCAGTATCTGGTCGGCCTGGACCTGTCCGGGCGACGGGTCGTCGTCGTCGGCGGGGGGCAGGTCGCGCAGCGCCGCACCGCCCGTCTGATCGCCGCCGGGGCCGTGGTCGAGGTCGTCTCGCCCGAGGTCACGCCGGCGGTCGAGGGCATGGTGTCGGCCGGTGAGATCACCTGGTCCGCCCGCGGGTACGCCGACGGCGACCTCGACGGCGCCTGGTACGCCATCGCCGCCACCGACGACGCGTCCGTCAACGAGGCGGTCACCGCCGAGGCCGAGCGGCGACGGGTCTTCTGCGTCCGGGCCGACGACGGCAGCCGCGGCACCGCCGTCACCCCGGCCACCGGCCTGCACGACGGGCTGACCGTCGGCGTCCTGGCCCGGGGTGCGCACCGCCGTTCCGCGGCCGTGCGCACCGCGCTGGTGGAGGCGCTGCAGTCCGGCGTCGTCGACGAGGACGCCGAGCTCCCGCAGGCGGGCGTCGCGCTCGTCGGCGGCGGGCCCGGCGATCCCGAGCTGATCACGGTCCGCGGACGGCGGCTGCTGTCCCGGGCACAGGTCGTCGTCGCCGACCGGCTCGGCCCGCGCGACCTCATGGACGAGCTCCCGCCCGACGTCGAGGTGATCGACGCCTCCAAGATCCCCTACGGCCGCGCCATGGCCCAGGAGAAGATCAACGAGCTGCTGGTCGAGAACGCGCGGGCCGGCCGGTTCGTCGTCCGGCTGAAGGGCGGCGACCCGTTCGTCTACGGACGCGGGTTCGAGGAGGTCCAGGCCTGCGCCGCGGCCGGGGTGCCGGTCACCGTCGTCCCCGGCATCACCAGCGCGTTCGCGGCACCCGCCGTCGCCGGGACGCCCGTGACCCACCGCGGGGTGGCGCACGAGATCGTCGTGGTCTCCGGGCACGTCGCGCCGGACGACCCGCGCAGCCTCACCGACTGGACCGCGCTGGGCCGGATGACCGGCACGATCGTGCTGATGATGGCCGTCGAGCGGCTCGGGCGGTTCGCCGACGCGCTGATCACGCACGGCCGCGCCGCGGACACCCCGGTGCTGATCGTGCAGGACGGCACCACCCGCATCCAGCGCACCGTGCGCGCCACCCTGGAGACGGCCGAGAAGGTCGCCGCCGAGGCCGAGGTGAGCCCGCCCGCGATCATCGTCATCGGGCCCGTGGCGGGCCTGGAGGCACCCGTCGCCGACTGA
- a CDS encoding MarR family winged helix-turn-helix transcriptional regulator yields the protein MTDEIDDVVDAVMTASRAMLSVVARSLAAAGEHAGEDVTVPQYRALVVLAQHGTRRPADLAVALAVSASTATRMCDRLVARGLAERTRTGADRREVAVALSGAGRDLVREVTRRRRAEMHRLLATLPAGERTAVRDALRTFAAAAGEVPETDWAVAPLSVGEQDDQGGAAR from the coding sequence GTGACGGACGAGATCGACGACGTCGTGGACGCGGTCATGACCGCGAGCCGCGCGATGCTCTCGGTGGTGGCCCGGTCCCTGGCCGCCGCCGGTGAGCACGCGGGCGAGGACGTGACCGTGCCCCAGTACCGGGCGCTGGTCGTCCTGGCCCAGCACGGCACCCGGCGCCCGGCGGACCTGGCCGTGGCGCTGGCGGTGTCGGCGTCCACCGCGACCCGGATGTGCGACCGCCTGGTGGCCCGCGGGCTGGCGGAGCGCACCCGGACCGGTGCGGACCGCCGGGAGGTCGCCGTCGCGCTCAGCGGCGCCGGCCGGGACCTGGTCCGGGAGGTGACCCGGCGCCGTCGTGCGGAGATGCACCGGCTGCTCGCGACGCTGCCTGCGGGGGAACGGACCGCCGTGCGCGACGCGCTGCGGACGTTCGCCGCCGCGGCGGGCGAGGTGCCCGAGACGGACTGGGCCGTCGCCCCGCTGTCCGTGGGCGAGCAGGACGACCAGGGCGGGGCAGCCCGGTGA
- a CDS encoding chloride channel protein produces the protein MSAVAAAPRPALRALHRALVGTRPGLVGLAVIIGVGAGVGSVLFHELILGVTWLVTGREDYSGAGRVPSEHLPALGVWFLLVAPVLGGLVYGPLVQRFAPEARGHGVPEVMVAVARRGGRIPATVAGVKALASGICIGTGGSVGREGPIVQIGSALGSAIGQWLRVPSTRLVLMVACGAAGGISATFDAPISGVVFGLELILRSFGAEAFGVLVISSVTANVTAELIAGDRAILTLPHFELGSAAQLPLYALLGLLAGLLGWAFARILYRIEDVCDAVWRGPEWLRPAVGGLLLGALLLALPQMYGVGYPVLEGAIEGRYVFGFLLLLVIGKIVAASLTIGIGGSGGVFAPSLFIGGTAGTAFGVAAAAAFPALHLDPGAFGLVGMAAVFAGAAHAPITAVLIVFELTGDYALILPLMAAVVLATGLSHLVSRDDIYTLKLLRRGIDLAADTPTDEALRWVTVGEVMRPLDPADDGGASPADGRPQPGAGGPLTPDTPVHDVLDLLAAHRGAGLPVRETPHGPLLGTLAEHDVLDHLRGVGSTGRG, from the coding sequence GTGAGCGCCGTCGCCGCAGCCCCCCGCCCGGCCCTCCGTGCGCTGCACCGGGCGCTCGTCGGTACCAGGCCCGGCCTGGTCGGCCTCGCCGTGATCATCGGCGTCGGAGCCGGGGTGGGCTCGGTGCTGTTCCACGAGCTGATCCTCGGTGTGACCTGGCTGGTCACCGGACGGGAGGACTACTCCGGCGCAGGGCGCGTCCCGTCGGAGCACCTGCCCGCGCTGGGGGTCTGGTTCCTGCTGGTCGCGCCGGTGCTCGGCGGGCTCGTGTACGGGCCGCTGGTCCAGCGGTTCGCACCGGAGGCCCGCGGGCACGGCGTCCCCGAGGTGATGGTCGCGGTCGCGCGCCGCGGCGGCCGGATCCCGGCGACGGTGGCCGGGGTGAAGGCGCTCGCGTCCGGGATCTGCATCGGCACCGGCGGCTCGGTCGGCAGGGAGGGGCCGATCGTGCAGATCGGGTCCGCGCTCGGCTCGGCGATCGGGCAGTGGCTGCGGGTGCCGTCGACCCGGCTGGTGCTGATGGTCGCCTGCGGGGCGGCGGGCGGGATCTCCGCGACGTTCGACGCGCCGATCTCCGGTGTCGTCTTCGGGCTGGAGCTGATCCTCCGGTCGTTCGGCGCGGAGGCCTTCGGTGTGCTGGTGATCAGCTCGGTGACCGCGAACGTCACCGCCGAGCTGATCGCCGGGGACCGCGCGATCCTCACGCTGCCGCACTTCGAGCTGGGCAGCGCCGCGCAGCTGCCGCTCTACGCCCTGCTCGGGCTGCTCGCCGGGCTGCTCGGCTGGGCGTTCGCGCGGATCCTCTACCGGATCGAGGACGTGTGCGACGCGGTCTGGCGCGGCCCGGAGTGGCTGCGCCCCGCGGTCGGAGGGTTGTTGCTGGGGGCGTTGCTGCTGGCCCTGCCGCAGATGTACGGCGTCGGCTACCCGGTGCTGGAGGGGGCGATCGAGGGCCGGTACGTGTTCGGGTTCCTGCTCCTGCTGGTGATCGGCAAGATCGTCGCGGCGAGCCTGACCATCGGGATCGGCGGGTCCGGCGGCGTGTTCGCGCCCTCGCTGTTCATCGGCGGGACGGCCGGGACCGCGTTCGGGGTCGCCGCCGCGGCCGCGTTCCCCGCGCTGCACCTCGACCCCGGGGCGTTCGGGCTGGTCGGGATGGCGGCGGTGTTCGCCGGGGCCGCGCACGCCCCGATCACCGCGGTGCTCATCGTGTTCGAGCTGACCGGCGACTACGCCCTGATCCTGCCGCTGATGGCGGCCGTCGTGCTCGCCACCGGGCTCTCGCACCTGGTCTCGCGGGACGACATCTACACGCTCAAGCTGCTCCGGCGCGGCATCGACCTCGCCGCCGACACCCCCACCGACGAGGCGTTGCGATGGGTGACGGTCGGCGAGGTGATGCGTCCCCTCGACCCCGCCGACGACGGCGGGGCCTCCCCGGCCGACGGGCGTCCGCAGCCGGGGGCCGGTGGGCCGCTCACCCCGGACACCCCGGTGCACGACGTCCTGGACCTGCTCGCGGCGCACCGCGGGGCCGGGCTCCCGGTGCGGGAGACACCGCACGGCCCGCTGCTGGGCACGCTCGCCGAGCACGACGTCCTCGATCATCTGCGGGGTGTGGGCTCCACCGGCCGTGGTTGA